The following proteins are co-located in the Methylomonas sp. 11b genome:
- a CDS encoding phosphoribosylaminoimidazolesuccinocarboxamide synthase, whose translation MNAPAALYESSLPHLKLLGRGKVRDMYEIDDKHLLIVTSDRMSAFDVIMPDPIPGKGRVLTRVSNFWFEKMRDIIPNHLSNDLTLEDVIPDADLRAQVEGRAIIVKRLKPLPVEAIVRGYLIGSGWKDYQRCGAVCGIELPAGLQQAQQLPQPIYTPSSKAEMGTHDENISFADTVALMGEELAGKVRDASLQLYTTAADYARERGIIIADTKFEFGLDGDGTLYLIDEALTPDSSRFWPVEQYQVGISPPSFDKQYLRDYLETLDWNKTAPGPKLPEEVSRKCAEKYREAELKLVGN comes from the coding sequence ATGAATGCCCCCGCCGCACTTTACGAATCCTCTCTGCCGCATTTGAAATTGCTCGGCCGCGGCAAAGTCCGCGACATGTACGAAATCGATGACAAACATCTATTGATCGTCACCTCCGACCGGATGTCTGCGTTCGATGTGATCATGCCCGACCCGATCCCCGGTAAAGGCCGCGTATTGACCCGGGTGAGTAATTTTTGGTTTGAAAAAATGCGCGATATTATTCCCAATCATTTAAGCAACGATTTGACGCTGGAAGATGTAATTCCCGATGCCGATCTAAGAGCACAAGTGGAAGGCCGGGCCATCATCGTCAAACGCCTGAAACCGCTGCCGGTGGAAGCCATCGTGCGCGGCTATCTGATTGGCTCGGGTTGGAAGGATTATCAACGCTGCGGAGCAGTGTGCGGCATCGAACTGCCGGCCGGCTTGCAACAAGCGCAACAACTGCCGCAGCCGATTTACACACCGTCCAGCAAAGCCGAAATGGGCACGCATGACGAAAACATCAGCTTCGCCGATACGGTGGCGTTAATGGGCGAGGAACTGGCCGGCAAAGTGCGCGACGCCAGCTTGCAGCTCTACACGACAGCGGCTGATTACGCTCGCGAACGCGGCATCATCATCGCCGATACTAAATTCGAATTTGGCCTGGACGGAGACGGCACACTGTATTTAATCGACGAAGCGTTGACCCCCGATTCATCACGCTTCTGGCCGGTCGAACAATATCAAGTCGGCATCAGCCCACCCAGCTTCGATAAGCAGTATCTGCGCGATTACCTGGAAACATTGGATTGGAACAAAACCGCCCCCGGCCCGAAATTGCCGGAAGAAGTTAGCAGAAAATGCGCTGAAAAATATCGGGAAGCGGAATTGAAACTGGTTGGAAATTGA
- the djlA gene encoding co-chaperone DjlA, with protein MSWLGKLVGGAFGFMLGGPLGAIFGASVGHQFDAGLEGMAGESYNPGDQQRVQMAFFTATFAVMGHVAKADGRVSNEEIGLAKRVMDNMELNPELREAAVQLFQQGKQVDFPLAEVLRQFRVECHRRTHLVRMFVEIQIQAAFADGVYDAKEEKLLLDICAQLGVSRFEYQIIKGQVQAQHRFQQSGEQFQAKSGLSKLEDAYAVLGIPPTAEDADVKKAYRRLMSQHHPDKLVAKGLPEEMMQMAKQKTQQIRKAYETIREARGF; from the coding sequence ATGAGTTGGCTGGGCAAGTTGGTGGGTGGGGCGTTTGGATTTATGCTGGGCGGACCGCTGGGGGCGATTTTCGGTGCGTCGGTGGGGCATCAGTTCGATGCAGGGCTGGAAGGGATGGCCGGCGAGTCATATAATCCTGGCGACCAGCAGCGCGTGCAAATGGCCTTTTTCACCGCCACCTTCGCGGTGATGGGGCATGTCGCCAAGGCAGATGGCCGGGTTTCCAACGAGGAAATCGGGTTGGCGAAACGGGTAATGGACAACATGGAACTCAACCCCGAGCTGCGCGAAGCCGCCGTGCAACTGTTTCAGCAAGGCAAGCAGGTCGATTTTCCGTTGGCGGAAGTGTTGCGGCAATTTCGCGTGGAATGTCATCGCCGTACCCATTTGGTACGAATGTTCGTGGAAATCCAGATTCAGGCGGCTTTTGCCGACGGCGTCTACGATGCCAAGGAAGAAAAGCTGTTGCTGGATATTTGCGCGCAACTGGGTGTATCGCGTTTCGAATATCAAATTATTAAAGGGCAAGTACAGGCGCAGCATCGTTTTCAGCAGTCCGGCGAACAGTTCCAGGCTAAGTCCGGCCTGTCAAAATTGGAGGATGCTTATGCCGTGTTGGGCATACCCCCGACAGCCGAGGATGCCGATGTGAAAAAAGCCTATCGGCGCCTGATGAGTCAGCACCATCCGGACAAGTTGGTGGCTAAAGGTTTACCCGAGGAAATGATGCAGATGGCCAAGCAAAAGACTCAGCAAATCAGGAAAGCCTACGAAACGATACGTGAAGCAAGAGGGTTTTAA
- a CDS encoding IMPACT family protein, protein MRVVVKTCEVEEIIKKSRFLGIIRPCQTEREALLLLRDLHQSYADASHIVYAYRIQSPDGLICRFHDAGEPSGTAGKPIFQHLEGKQLINLVVAVIRYFGGVKLGAGGLTRAYGNVAKQVIEAADIVEYIEFVELTLNLDYHRLQALEYQLKKLDGSIIGQDFSDSVRLSVKLPKSNLPALRAFLD, encoded by the coding sequence GTGCGTGTCGTCGTCAAGACTTGTGAAGTGGAGGAAATCATCAAGAAATCCCGCTTCCTCGGCATCATCCGCCCTTGCCAGACCGAACGCGAAGCCTTGCTGTTACTGCGAGACTTGCATCAAAGCTATGCGGATGCCAGTCATATCGTTTACGCCTACCGCATCCAGTCGCCGGACGGTCTGATCTGTCGCTTTCACGATGCCGGCGAACCCAGCGGCACCGCCGGCAAGCCGATCTTTCAGCACCTGGAAGGCAAGCAGTTAATCAATCTAGTCGTGGCGGTGATTCGTTATTTCGGCGGAGTGAAACTGGGTGCGGGCGGTTTGACCCGCGCTTACGGCAATGTCGCCAAGCAAGTCATAGAGGCCGCCGACATTGTCGAATACATTGAATTTGTCGAGCTGACATTAAATCTCGATTACCACCGGCTACAAGCGCTGGAATACCAGTTAAAAAAACTGGACGGCAGCATTATCGGCCAGGATTTTTCCGATTCGGTAAGGCTCTCCGTCAAACTACCCAAGAGCAATCTGCCCGCGCTTCGCGCATTCCTGGATTAA
- a CDS encoding ABC transporter permease, whose product MLTGTFKFNHTALTLLSLLMLLGIWQLAAGLANSPTLPYPARVALVFWQATQSGELPYHLGVTLLRLVVSFSIAMVLGCAIGVTLGNNKTLDAFFDHWLVIFLNIPALVTIILCYVWFGLAESAAILAVVINKLPNVIVTIREGTRALDKDLLEMAESYRFDRKKTFRHVIWPQLHPFVMAATRSGLALIWKIILVVELLGRSNGMGYQLHLFFQLFDVASLLAYTFAFVAVIQLIEWLLLRPLDRKALRWRR is encoded by the coding sequence ATGTTGACGGGCACTTTTAAATTTAATCACACCGCCCTTACGCTGCTGTCGCTGTTAATGCTGCTAGGCATCTGGCAGCTAGCGGCTGGCTTGGCAAACAGCCCCACATTACCCTATCCAGCCCGAGTCGCATTGGTGTTCTGGCAGGCCACTCAATCCGGGGAACTGCCTTACCATTTAGGCGTGACGTTGCTGCGCTTGGTGGTCAGTTTCTCGATTGCGATGGTATTAGGCTGCGCGATAGGGGTGACGCTGGGTAACAATAAAACCCTGGATGCGTTTTTCGATCACTGGCTGGTGATTTTTCTGAATATCCCGGCGCTGGTCACCATTATTCTCTGCTATGTCTGGTTTGGACTGGCGGAATCGGCGGCGATTCTGGCAGTGGTGATCAATAAGTTGCCGAATGTGATTGTCACCATTCGCGAAGGCACGCGAGCGCTGGATAAGGATTTGCTGGAAATGGCGGAAAGCTACCGGTTCGACCGCAAAAAAACCTTCCGCCATGTGATCTGGCCGCAGTTGCACCCGTTCGTGATGGCCGCCACTCGCTCCGGTCTGGCGCTGATCTGGAAAATCATTTTGGTGGTGGAACTGCTCGGCCGCAGCAATGGTATGGGCTATCAGCTGCATCTGTTCTTTCAATTATTCGATGTCGCCAGCCTGCTGGCTTATACGTTTGCCTTCGTCGCGGTGATCCAACTAATCGAATGGCTGCTGCTCCGCCCCTTGGACCGCAAAGCCTTACGGTGGCGGCGATGA
- a CDS encoding sialidase family protein, which produces MKFQLPLAMITSLILTACANEPVTIQQGAESAKHEQHADKKALCADLQTSPAIGCSETVTATFDNSGVLWLAWVVRDHIYVQSSTDKGASFSAPVAVNAEPEAIAARGEYRPKIKLDAQGNIYLTWTQNLEKRHTGHIRFSRSTDGGKSFSKPVTVNDNPDVIGHRFDALAVGKNGEIFVAWLDARDKEKAKAAKQEFAGTAVYYAWSDNGGKSFYPNKVVAPHSCECCRLGVEIDADNLPVVLWRHVYDGNIRDHALVKFNDWHTPGAVQRVSQENWKIDACPHHGPALSIADNGVYHSVWFSGAADKQGLFYGHSKDGGLSYSPAYRFGNQGAKHPNVFAKGEQVAVVWSEFDGSHNLLQLIKSNDGGLSWSKPEVVGKSAESADDAFLLSDGDNVYLSWQTAQGYQFQPI; this is translated from the coding sequence ATGAAATTTCAACTTCCTTTGGCAATGATTACCTCGTTGATTTTGACCGCATGTGCCAACGAGCCGGTTACAATCCAGCAAGGCGCTGAGTCGGCTAAGCACGAACAGCATGCCGACAAAAAAGCGCTATGCGCTGATCTGCAAACCAGTCCGGCCATCGGATGTTCCGAGACGGTCACCGCGACTTTCGACAATAGCGGTGTGCTGTGGTTGGCTTGGGTAGTTCGCGATCATATCTATGTGCAATCGTCTACCGATAAAGGTGCGAGCTTTTCCGCACCGGTTGCGGTAAACGCGGAGCCGGAAGCTATTGCCGCGCGCGGCGAATACCGGCCAAAAATCAAACTCGATGCGCAAGGTAATATCTATCTGACCTGGACCCAGAACCTGGAAAAACGCCATACCGGCCATATTCGTTTCAGTCGTTCGACGGATGGCGGGAAAAGTTTTTCCAAGCCGGTGACGGTCAACGACAATCCGGATGTGATCGGTCACCGTTTCGATGCGTTGGCGGTGGGGAAGAATGGCGAGATTTTCGTCGCCTGGCTGGATGCGCGCGATAAAGAAAAAGCCAAGGCCGCTAAGCAAGAGTTTGCCGGTACTGCTGTGTATTACGCTTGGTCGGATAATGGCGGCAAAAGTTTTTACCCCAACAAGGTTGTCGCGCCGCATAGTTGCGAATGCTGCCGCTTGGGCGTGGAAATAGATGCCGACAATTTGCCGGTGGTGCTGTGGCGGCATGTTTATGACGGCAATATCCGCGACCATGCATTGGTTAAATTTAATGATTGGCACACGCCGGGAGCTGTGCAGCGCGTCAGCCAAGAAAACTGGAAAATCGACGCCTGTCCGCATCATGGTCCGGCCCTGTCAATTGCCGACAATGGCGTTTACCATTCGGTATGGTTCAGCGGAGCCGCTGATAAACAAGGCTTGTTTTACGGCCACTCCAAGGATGGCGGTCTAAGTTATTCGCCAGCCTACCGTTTTGGCAATCAAGGTGCCAAACATCCCAACGTGTTTGCCAAGGGCGAACAAGTAGCAGTGGTTTGGTCGGAATTCGACGGCAGCCATAATCTGTTGCAGTTGATTAAGTCTAATGATGGCGGACTGAGTTGGTCGAAACCCGAAGTCGTCGGTAAATCGGCGGAAAGCGCGGACGACGCTTTTCTGTTGAGCGATGGCGATAATGTCTATTTGTCCTGGCAAACTGCGCAGGGCTATCAATTCCAGCCGATTTAG
- a CDS encoding TonB-dependent receptor, whose translation MKHAKFKLSAKPCLLGAMLLTVLPGVSATEDGKPDNKTGSNQTAVLPEMTVTAESEKAATQTATEKYKLPAVTESVTREKMEDTINVMNTEDAIKYLPNILVRKRYIGDKEMPVSMRTSGTGSSARSLIYADGILLSSLLGNNNGMTGSPRWNMVSPSEIERVDVMYGPFSAAYGGNSIGGVIDITTRMPEKFEAGGGVQSTWQEYDVYGHTDVYDSQQYTANLGSRHGDFSWRFDVSHLDAHSQPISYTYLPTSSGTGGVPVTGAVGDVDRTGTQRIFAIGEGNIRHTVQDNFKWKLAYDITPTLKASYTLGLWQNDESGGFNSYLRNASTGRPVNSGIINMNGRNYSLGSTFAENDYQQMHWSHGMALKSNTGGIFDWELTGSVINYGQDEQRAPTVAPNLATAGGAGTLTSLNDTGWHTVDAKGIWRPDSAWGPHHVSFGFHHDLYELNNQQYVTSNWIYGAPGRLNTNSQGKTETNAVWLQEAWTFDPDWTLTLGGRLENWNAFDGTNTGTNGRTINQSNRSDLRFSPKASLAWKPTDSWKFTSSIAQAYRFPTVTELFQGTNITVSGTSNIVNPNPTLKPEEALSSELSAQYFLSEGSLRLSLFHEKVYDAIYSQTTFSPTANSTLSYAQNIDQISTYGWEFSGEHSNVVIDGLDLAGNVTWANSRIDKNAALPASVGKYQPRVPEWRASATATYHVTKDFTSSISGRYSSQQYGQIDNSDVNPDTYTGTGSAFFVVDTRAKYQLTKQLTLSAGIDNITNEKYWLFHVFPQRTYIAELKFNY comes from the coding sequence ATGAAACACGCAAAATTCAAACTTAGCGCCAAGCCCTGTTTATTGGGAGCGATGCTGCTCACTGTGTTACCGGGAGTCTCGGCGACTGAAGATGGCAAGCCGGACAACAAAACCGGTAGCAATCAAACCGCTGTATTGCCGGAAATGACTGTGACTGCCGAAAGCGAAAAAGCCGCTACGCAAACAGCCACAGAAAAATATAAATTGCCTGCTGTGACCGAAAGCGTTACCCGCGAGAAGATGGAAGATACCATCAACGTGATGAACACCGAGGATGCGATCAAGTATCTACCTAATATTCTGGTGCGCAAACGTTATATCGGCGACAAGGAAATGCCGGTGTCGATGCGCACTTCCGGGACCGGTTCCAGTGCGCGCAGCTTGATTTATGCCGACGGCATTTTGCTATCGTCGCTACTGGGCAATAACAACGGTATGACCGGTTCGCCGCGCTGGAATATGGTATCGCCGTCGGAAATCGAGCGGGTTGATGTGATGTACGGACCGTTTTCCGCAGCCTACGGCGGTAACTCGATCGGTGGTGTTATTGATATTACGACGCGGATGCCCGAGAAATTTGAGGCCGGTGGCGGCGTGCAGTCGACTTGGCAGGAATACGATGTTTACGGCCATACAGACGTCTATGATTCGCAACAATACACGGCAAATCTAGGTAGCCGACACGGCGATTTTTCTTGGCGCTTTGATGTCAGTCATTTGGATGCGCATAGTCAGCCTATTAGCTATACCTATCTTCCCACTAGTTCCGGCACGGGTGGCGTACCGGTAACTGGTGCCGTCGGCGATGTCGATAGAACGGGCACGCAACGGATATTTGCCATCGGTGAAGGTAATATCAGACATACGGTGCAGGATAATTTTAAATGGAAGTTGGCTTACGACATCACGCCAACCCTAAAAGCCTCGTACACATTGGGTTTGTGGCAAAACGACGAAAGCGGTGGCTTTAATAGCTACTTGCGCAATGCCAGTACCGGAAGGCCGGTAAATAGCGGCATAATCAATATGAACGGACGAAACTACAGTCTGGGTTCGACGTTTGCCGAGAACGATTACCAGCAGATGCATTGGTCCCACGGCATGGCGCTCAAGTCGAACACCGGCGGTATTTTCGATTGGGAATTGACCGGCAGCGTGATCAATTACGGTCAGGATGAGCAACGCGCTCCCACTGTTGCGCCCAATCTCGCCACAGCAGGCGGCGCGGGAACCCTTACCAGCTTAAACGACACTGGTTGGCATACCGTGGATGCCAAAGGTATATGGCGTCCGGATTCCGCATGGGGACCGCACCATGTCAGCTTTGGATTTCATCATGATCTTTACGAATTAAACAACCAACAATATGTAACCTCCAATTGGATCTACGGTGCACCAGGTCGCTTAAATACCAATTCGCAAGGTAAGACCGAAACCAATGCTGTCTGGCTTCAAGAAGCATGGACATTTGATCCGGATTGGACACTGACATTGGGCGGGCGATTAGAAAACTGGAATGCCTTCGATGGTACCAATACTGGCACCAATGGCAGAACGATCAACCAATCCAACCGCAGTGATTTACGGTTTTCGCCAAAAGCATCGCTGGCCTGGAAGCCAACAGATAGCTGGAAATTTACGAGTTCTATTGCACAGGCTTACCGTTTTCCGACGGTGACCGAACTGTTTCAGGGTACCAATATCACCGTAAGTGGGACATCTAATATCGTCAATCCCAATCCAACTTTAAAGCCTGAAGAAGCATTGTCCTCCGAGCTTTCCGCGCAATATTTCTTGAGCGAAGGTTCGTTGCGCTTGAGCTTGTTTCACGAGAAAGTCTACGATGCCATCTATAGTCAGACCACTTTCAGTCCCACCGCAAACTCGACCCTGTCCTATGCGCAGAACATCGATCAAATTAGCACCTATGGTTGGGAGTTTTCCGGTGAACACAGTAATGTCGTTATCGATGGTCTGGATTTGGCGGGTAATGTGACGTGGGCGAACTCGCGTATCGATAAAAATGCGGCGTTGCCGGCTTCGGTTGGCAAGTATCAGCCTAGAGTGCCGGAGTGGCGGGCCAGTGCCACCGCCACATACCATGTGACTAAGGATTTTACGTCCTCTATCAGCGGACGCTATAGCAGTCAGCAATATGGACAAATCGATAACAGCGACGTCAATCCGGATACCTACACCGGTACCGGCAGTGCGTTTTTCGTTGTGGATACCCGTGCCAAATATCAACTGACCAAGCAACTGACGCTTTCAGCAGGTATCGACAATATCACCAACGAAAAATATTGGCTGTTCCACGTGTTTCCGCAGCGCACCTATATCGCGGAATTGAAATTTAACTATTAA
- a CDS encoding glycosyltransferase, which translates to MKAKIATFFTLVLLVVINLGIWSYVNNPLKLPSWSDTMMGVTFNPKSRDFNPADGVFPTREQIQSDLELLSGKAHSIRTYTSLEGMEVVPELTAKNAINLAMGCWVDLVDDDSSEDDPQKKLENTQKRLDKNQREVESLINLTNQYPKTIVRTLVGNESLLRYRNKVSGPIAQKVRQEFSGSMSEQDLQLKIEADVKAEVAGKANELIEYIREVKKRTWKPVSTAETWDIWVSNPALAAEVDYIAVHILPYWEGVPVDLPKGAEGDNAVEYVFKRYYELQQLYPNKTIVITEVGWPSDGPPQKAASASLANQAKFLREFLNRATAENVIYYVVEAFDQPWKIKLEGTAGAYWGLFNADRQPKFPMEGDVLANPTWRNWASGAAVLSIILMAAFLFTRKSLKLPGKFFFGIVANLAASVLFWSASIAAAQYQTSFSVVFWAILLMMQAMAILVLLTESLEIAEVIWHRKGRRTFTPLTPSADFRYPKVSIHLPIHNEPPEMVRKTLNALAKVDYPNYEVLVMDNNTKDPTVWQPVRDDCDRLGPKFRFFHLDNWPGYKAGAINYALTNTAEDAEIIAVIDSDYILSPDWLKAMVPYFDQENVGFVQSPQDYRDSGQSTFKDICYWEYAGFFNIGMVQRNEFNAIIQHGTMTMVRKSAFDKVGPWGEWCICEDSELGLRLYEAGYDSVYCKESFGRGLMPDTFSGYMTQRFRWVYGAMQIIKKHWRHFLPNKKSSLTSAQRYYFVAGWLPWFSDALALLFTGTSLILTALIVSDPIHSELPVNAFLLPTIGLFAFKILRGLWLYKARVACSMLHALGAALAGLSLTHTVARGTLQGLFTSGKPFMRTPKYEQQGPLVAGLLIIWQELLLLTLLVAGILAMRSIEHFDNLSGRLWMAVLAVQSVPYVATLLTILISVAPNYFPGKKLSADELDADE; encoded by the coding sequence ATGAAAGCCAAAATTGCCACATTTTTCACCTTGGTGCTACTGGTTGTCATCAACCTGGGTATCTGGTCTTACGTCAATAACCCGTTAAAACTGCCATCCTGGAGCGATACCATGATGGGGGTGACCTTTAACCCCAAGAGCCGCGATTTCAATCCTGCGGACGGCGTATTTCCCACCAGGGAGCAAATTCAATCCGATCTGGAGTTGTTGTCCGGTAAAGCCCATTCGATAAGAACTTATACCTCGTTGGAGGGCATGGAGGTTGTGCCTGAGTTGACGGCCAAGAATGCAATCAACCTGGCGATGGGGTGTTGGGTGGATTTGGTTGATGACGACAGCTCTGAGGACGATCCGCAAAAAAAATTAGAGAACACGCAGAAGCGGCTGGATAAAAATCAGCGCGAAGTCGAAAGTCTGATCAATCTAACCAATCAATATCCAAAAACTATTGTCCGCACGCTGGTTGGTAACGAATCCTTGTTGCGTTACAGAAACAAGGTTAGTGGCCCCATCGCGCAGAAAGTTCGTCAAGAATTTTCTGGCTCAATGAGCGAACAAGATTTGCAACTGAAAATTGAGGCGGATGTTAAGGCTGAGGTAGCTGGCAAAGCCAACGAACTGATCGAGTATATTCGCGAAGTAAAAAAACGCACCTGGAAGCCGGTTAGCACAGCTGAAACCTGGGATATCTGGGTATCCAATCCGGCCTTGGCGGCGGAAGTCGATTACATCGCTGTGCACATTCTGCCCTATTGGGAAGGTGTGCCGGTAGATTTACCCAAAGGTGCGGAAGGCGATAATGCGGTCGAATATGTGTTCAAGCGTTATTACGAATTGCAGCAGTTGTACCCCAACAAAACCATCGTGATCACCGAGGTGGGTTGGCCGTCCGACGGTCCGCCGCAAAAAGCCGCCAGCGCATCGTTGGCGAATCAAGCTAAGTTTTTGCGCGAATTCCTGAACCGGGCGACGGCGGAAAACGTGATTTATTACGTGGTCGAAGCGTTTGACCAGCCTTGGAAGATCAAGCTGGAAGGTACCGCCGGTGCTTATTGGGGCTTATTCAATGCCGACCGGCAGCCGAAATTCCCGATGGAAGGCGATGTCTTAGCAAACCCGACCTGGCGCAACTGGGCCAGTGGGGCTGCGGTACTCAGTATTATCTTGATGGCGGCCTTCTTGTTCACTCGTAAGAGTCTGAAGCTGCCGGGCAAATTTTTCTTCGGTATCGTTGCCAACTTGGCGGCATCGGTCTTGTTCTGGTCGGCGTCAATCGCGGCCGCGCAATATCAGACCAGCTTTTCGGTGGTGTTCTGGGCCATTTTGCTAATGATGCAGGCTATGGCAATCTTGGTGTTATTGACCGAGAGTCTGGAGATAGCCGAAGTCATTTGGCACCGCAAAGGCCGGCGGACGTTTACGCCGTTAACGCCTTCGGCGGATTTTCGTTATCCGAAAGTGTCCATCCATTTGCCGATTCATAACGAGCCACCGGAAATGGTGCGGAAAACCCTGAATGCGTTGGCTAAGGTCGACTATCCGAACTATGAAGTATTGGTGATGGATAACAACACCAAGGATCCGACAGTTTGGCAACCAGTGCGTGATGATTGCGACCGCCTTGGCCCGAAATTCCGCTTCTTCCATTTGGATAATTGGCCAGGTTACAAAGCCGGTGCGATCAATTATGCGTTGACCAATACCGCCGAAGACGCAGAAATCATCGCAGTGATCGATAGCGATTACATCTTGAGCCCGGATTGGTTGAAAGCGATGGTGCCGTATTTCGACCAGGAAAATGTCGGCTTTGTGCAGTCTCCGCAGGATTATCGCGATTCCGGTCAAAGTACTTTCAAGGATATTTGCTACTGGGAGTATGCCGGCTTCTTTAATATTGGCATGGTGCAGCGTAACGAATTCAACGCCATCATTCAGCATGGCACGATGACCATGGTCCGCAAGTCGGCCTTCGACAAAGTCGGTCCGTGGGGCGAATGGTGCATCTGTGAGGATAGCGAATTGGGTTTGCGTCTTTACGAAGCCGGGTACGACTCGGTGTACTGCAAGGAGTCTTTTGGTCGCGGTCTGATGCCGGACACCTTCTCTGGTTATATGACGCAGCGTTTCCGCTGGGTATACGGCGCTATGCAGATCATCAAAAAGCATTGGCGGCATTTCTTGCCTAACAAAAAGTCTTCGCTGACCTCCGCGCAGCGTTATTACTTTGTGGCGGGTTGGTTGCCCTGGTTTTCCGATGCGCTGGCGTTGTTGTTTACCGGGACCAGTTTGATATTGACCGCGCTGATCGTGTCGGATCCTATTCACAGCGAACTGCCGGTAAACGCGTTCTTGTTGCCGACCATAGGCTTGTTTGCATTCAAGATTTTGCGCGGTTTGTGGTTGTACAAAGCGCGGGTGGCTTGTTCGATGCTGCATGCCTTAGGTGCGGCGTTGGCGGGTTTGTCGCTGACGCATACTGTGGCACGCGGTACCTTGCAGGGTTTGTTCACCTCCGGCAAGCCCTTCATGCGCACGCCAAAATACGAGCAACAAGGGCCGTTGGTGGCGGGGTTGTTGATCATTTGGCAGGAGTTGTTACTGCTGACCTTACTCGTCGCCGGTATTCTGGCGATGCGCTCCATCGAGCATTTCGACAACTTGAGTGGCCGGCTGTGGATGGCGGTATTGGCGGTGCAGTCTGTGCCTTATGTCGCCACTTTACTGACGATCCTGATCAGCGTTGCGCCTAACTATTTTCCAGGCAAAAAACTCTCCGCCGATGAGTTAGACGCGGACGAATAA
- a CDS encoding ABC transporter ATP-binding protein produces MNDITISIQDKTYRSRHVDDRQHQAIADLQLGVGRNEFVCLLGPSGCGKTTLLNMIAGLDSHYQGQIRIGSQAASAKIGYVFQNPRLLPWYTVRQNIEVVFAQTPPATLIDALLADMQLSDVQQVYPERLSLGMQRRVAIIRAFAINPDILLMDEPFVSLDAPSARQVRNLLYKLWQQRPHTVLFVSHDLREAIALADRLIFLSPPPMRIVSDIPVNIPRELRNDETEIEAFREHLLNQHPAINGLL; encoded by the coding sequence ATGAACGATATTACCATCAGCATCCAGGATAAGACTTATCGCTCCCGGCATGTCGACGACCGCCAACACCAGGCGATTGCCGACTTACAACTCGGCGTGGGGCGTAACGAATTCGTCTGCCTGCTCGGCCCGTCCGGCTGCGGCAAAACCACATTGCTGAATATGATCGCCGGGCTGGATAGTCATTATCAGGGCCAAATCCGCATTGGTAGCCAAGCCGCATCCGCCAAGATCGGTTATGTGTTTCAGAATCCCAGATTGTTGCCCTGGTATACGGTCCGCCAAAATATCGAAGTCGTATTTGCGCAAACGCCGCCAGCCACTTTGATCGATGCCTTATTGGCGGACATGCAACTAAGCGATGTGCAGCAGGTGTATCCGGAACGCCTGTCGCTAGGCATGCAACGGCGGGTGGCGATCATCCGCGCCTTTGCCATCAACCCCGACATTTTGCTGATGGACGAACCCTTCGTCTCGCTGGATGCGCCCAGCGCCCGGCAGGTACGCAATTTATTGTATAAATTGTGGCAACAGCGGCCGCATACGGTATTATTCGTCAGTCACGATCTACGCGAAGCGATTGCGTTGGCAGACCGCTTGATTTTCCTGTCGCCGCCGCCGATGCGGATTGTCAGCGATATTCCGGTAAACATTCCCCGCGAACTGCGTAACGACGAGACGGAAATAGAAGCGTTTCGCGAGCATTTGCTGAACCAGCATCCGGCGATTAACGGGCTGTTGTAA
- a CDS encoding winged helix-turn-helix domain-containing protein: protein MVDTIGEAAGAVWQYLHTHGEASVNKVTTETGLGKNDVQRAIGWLAKEDKLNIEMKGRVETLSLK, encoded by the coding sequence ATGGTGGATACAATTGGCGAAGCAGCTGGAGCAGTCTGGCAATATTTGCATACGCATGGCGAAGCTAGCGTTAATAAAGTCACAACCGAAACCGGCTTGGGTAAGAACGACGTACAGCGAGCGATCGGTTGGCTGGCTAAAGAAGACAAACTTAATATTGAAATGAAAGGCCGCGTAGAAACCCTTTCATTGAAGTAA